A genomic stretch from Myxocyprinus asiaticus isolate MX2 ecotype Aquarium Trade chromosome 24, UBuf_Myxa_2, whole genome shotgun sequence includes:
- the nadka gene encoding NAD kinase isoform X2 has protein sequence MHKAMKDNQCLQLQIPAAGSFKWHIQDPASQRLTWNKPPKSVLVIKKIRDASLLQPFKELCVFLTQQKNMIVYVERKVLEDPAIANDESFVSVKKNFCTFREDYDDISKRVDFIICLGGDGTLLYASSLFQESVPPVMAFHLGSLGFLTPFNFDTYQSQVTQIIEGNAAIILRSRLKVKVVKECGEKKKGTMDEKSLIITNGDTEPNHKTMQYQVLNEVVLDRGPSSYLSNVDLFLDGHLITTVQGDGVIVSTPTGSTAYAVAAGASMIHPNVPAIMITPICPHSLSFRPIVVPAGVELKIMLSRDARNTAWVSLDGRKRQEIAHGDSITITTSCFPVPSICFRDPVNDWFESLAQCLHWNVRKKQSHLSSEEEEF, from the exons ATGCACAAAGCCATGAAGGATAACCAATGTCTGCAACTTCAGATACCTGCTGCTGGGAGTTTTAAGTG GCATATTCAAGATCCAGCCAGTCAGAGGctgacatggaataaaccacccAAAAGTGTCCTTGTTATTAAGAAAATCAGAGACGCCAGTCTGCTGCAGCCTTTCAAAGAGCTCTGCGTCTTCCTCACACAG caaaaaaatatgattgtttaCGTGGAGAGGAAAGTCCTTGAAGATCCTGCCATCGCTAACGATGAGAGCTTTGTCTCTGTCAAGAAAAACTTTTGCACTTTTAGAGAAG ATTATGATGATATTTCCAAACGCGTAGACTTCATCATTTGTTTGGGAGGAGATGGGACCTTGCTCTATGCTTCCTCACTCTTCCAG GAGAGTGTGCCTCCTGTCATGGCCTTCCATTTGGGTTCTCTGGGCTTTCTCACACCATTTAACTTCGACACATACCAGTCTCAGGTCACACAGATTATTGAAG GTAATGCTGCGATCATTCTGCGCAGTCGTCTGAAAGTGAAGGTGGTGAAAGAGTGTGGAGAGAAGAAGAAGGGAACCATGGATGAGAAGAGTTTGATCATCACAAATGGAGACACTGAACCCAACCACAAAACTATGCAATATCAA GTGCTGAATGAAGTTGTGTTGGACCGAGGTCCATCCTCATACCTCTCTAATGTCGACCTGTTTTTGGATGGTCACCTGATCACCACTGTTCAAGGAGATG GTGTGATAGTGTCCACACCTACAGGCAGCACGGCATACGCTGTAGCAGCAGGTGCCTCAATGATCCACCCCAATGTTCCAGCGATCATGATCACACCCATCTGTCCACACTCGCTCTCATTCAGACCCATCGTTGTGCCTGCGGGTGTCGAACTGAAG atCATGTTGTCCCGTGATGCCAGAAACACAGCCTGGGTGTCTCTCGACGGCAGAAAACGGCAGGAAATTGCACATGGGGACAG TATTACCATCACTACGTCCTGTTTCCCTGTTCCCTCCATCTGTTTCCGTGATCCGGTGAATGATTGGTTTGAGAGTCTGGCTCAATGTTTACACTGGAATGTTCGTAAGAAACAGAGTCATCTGAGTTCAGAAGAGGAGGAGTTCTGA